In a single window of the Campylobacter hyointestinalis subsp. lawsonii genome:
- a CDS encoding Eco47II family restriction endonuclease, whose protein sequence is MGREFILDFISKTDFEKHVLQTLNEYQEVLKSIDLSKFNSNIIDPIKLLFDKNIYAKSYEEIIALELQRQRDKSNNNSIGYFHQNIFKYIKGCEVPKSGWDIVFKGEKNSYFVELKNKHNTMNSSSSQKTFMKMQNHLLNSKNSKDICALVEVIAKKSANEPWVISLDGQRQAKNEKLRRISIDKFYEIITGDKVAFKKMCEQLPKTIEKLLKQNLHLQLQKDSVYEEIKDLDNDILMALYKLAFNTYEGF, encoded by the coding sequence GTGGGGCGAGAGTTTATTTTAGACTTTATATCAAAAACAGACTTTGAAAAACATGTTTTGCAGACTTTAAACGAGTATCAAGAAGTGCTAAAAAGCATTGATTTAAGCAAATTTAACTCAAATATAATTGACCCTATAAAATTGCTTTTTGATAAAAATATTTATGCTAAAAGTTATGAAGAAATTATAGCCTTAGAGCTACAAAGACAAAGAGATAAGTCAAATAATAACTCTATTGGATATTTTCATCAAAATATTTTTAAATATATTAAAGGTTGCGAAGTTCCAAAAAGTGGCTGGGATATAGTATTTAAAGGCGAAAAAAACTCATATTTTGTTGAGCTAAAAAATAAACACAATACAATGAATAGCTCATCAAGCCAAAAAACCTTTATGAAAATGCAAAATCATCTTTTAAATTCTAAAAATTCCAAAGATATTTGCGCCCTTGTAGAAGTAATAGCTAAAAAATCAGCAAATGAGCCTTGGGTTATTAGCCTTGATGGACAAAGGCAAGCTAAAAATGAGAAATTACGCAGAATTTCTATTGATAAATTTTACGAAATTATAACAGGTGATAAAGTGGCTTTTAAAAAAATGTGCGAACAATTACCTAAAACTATAGAAAAACTACTAAAGCAAAACTTGCATTTGCAACTACAAAAAGATAGCGTTTATGAAGAGATTAAAGATCTTGATAATGATATTTTGATGGCTCTTTATAAGTTAGCCTTTAACACATATGAGGGTTTTTAA
- the hypB gene encoding hydrogenase nickel incorporation protein HypB, translating into MCKDCGCSMGNHSNHDHTHNHDHPALNEKKTIEVVTKILQENDHEAAHNRAHLDEYGLLCLNLMSSPGAGKTTLLEATIKSSGLRVGVVEGDLETNKDANRIINAGGKAHQISTGQTCHLDAFMVHNGLHHLPLKELDLVFIENVGNLVCPASYDVGAHLNAVLISVPEGSDKVAKYPVMFRAADIVVITKTSLLEHFDFDINEVKKEAKKLNPKVDIIEVDSKTGLGIDKWINYLKMKKELK; encoded by the coding sequence ATGTGTAAAGATTGCGGTTGTAGCATGGGAAACCATAGCAATCACGACCATACTCATAATCACGACCATCCAGCTTTAAATGAGAAAAAGACGATAGAAGTAGTAACCAAAATATTACAGGAAAATGACCACGAAGCTGCTCATAATAGAGCGCATTTAGACGAATATGGGCTATTGTGTCTGAATTTGATGAGTAGCCCAGGAGCGGGGAAAACCACGCTTTTAGAAGCTACTATAAAATCAAGTGGGCTAAGAGTTGGGGTAGTTGAGGGGGATTTAGAGACAAATAAAGACGCCAATCGCATTATAAACGCAGGCGGCAAGGCTCATCAGATTAGCACCGGTCAAACTTGTCATTTAGATGCTTTTATGGTACATAATGGCTTACACCACTTGCCGCTTAAAGAGCTTGATTTGGTATTTATAGAAAATGTTGGAAATTTAGTTTGCCCAGCTAGTTATGATGTGGGAGCTCACCTTAATGCTGTCTTAATCAGTGTGCCAGAAGGAAGCGATAAGGTGGCTAAATATCCTGTTATGTTTAGAGCAGCTGATATAGTGGTTATAACGAAAACTTCGCTATTAGAGCATTTTGATTTTGATATTAATGAGGTGAAAAAAGAGGCTAAAAAGCTAAATCCAAAAGTTGATATCATAGAAGTTGATAGCAAAACGGGTCTTGGCATAGATAAGTGGATAAATTATTTAAAAATGAAAAAGGAATTAAAATAA
- a CDS encoding HypC/HybG/HupF family hydrogenase formation chaperone, with protein sequence MCLSIPSKVISIDENNFAIVDTMGVRRGVSLDLIAEPVKVGDYVLIHVGFAMEKIDTKYALESLEIYKQIADDMNNGKIPADEGDMGLVALK encoded by the coding sequence ATGTGCCTTAGCATACCTTCAAAAGTGATATCAATAGATGAGAATAATTTTGCTATAGTCGATACTATGGGAGTTAGGCGTGGGGTGAGCTTGGACTTGATAGCTGAGCCTGTAAAAGTAGGGGATTATGTGCTGATACATGTAGGCTTCGCGATGGAGAAGATAGATACCAAATACGCCTTAGAGAGCTTAGAGATTTATAAGCAGATCGCAGATGATATGAATAACGGCAAAATACCAGCCGATGAAGGCGATATGGGCTTAGTGGCATTGAAGTAG
- a CDS encoding AsmA-like C-terminal domain-containing protein, with amino-acid sequence MSTISKIIKKIRFFFALFIIIISALLLTLINGIKIDNFHSNIIDIEKLYIKLDKKLIVNLKNLEIHKQKNQKKSNKELLDISDNIIWLNRLFKEINIENLTYGEFSIKLLYKDNIFYIDTPRLTINTVIENKNKILIVSAKEIKFKDYNLTIWGNFKVDIAENKYSFLGNFASYELNGRLYLNLNNDILDYYVFDTKADSLKNFIENLAIKTGLNQEIKNWIYGYIIAKEYVLYEFGGKINLNNLEYYPKQMYAKARAKDPIIKFHQNVTPAVAEFVDVTLKNDTLSFALSNPKFKDKSINGSSINIYNLLTQNSHLVLNLKTNSLLDYDIHEILKAYEIDFPLSQNSGKMDANLTLDINFDPFFINSYGEFKVENSNIDISGAKFYSKQGLIYLKDNIIDIKNSDLKNDIFEATIYGAIDTNTSNAKFGTYFKNICINECKVLNIKDQNATVNLDFNDEVKLSSPELNFNMNITKKTINLTNLANLKKSSQIMQELGIEDANLSLKTDDFSKFNINLTGTKFDMPLQKRDGTPYKDDDFSINLNKDINVTSKSELMKFDISGSLIKAYFKDLILIVDKNMSNQNEQKDIKFFATNSALYLKDLNRTISFDKFSGSITKNELVFDGNNSFDSNIRVIKKNGDLKIFGQNLSSEIANDFLGLNSFNEGNFTIKLYGKDFDTFQSEIKVKNTYLSSYKFYQKFLSFINSVPSLLIFKVPDFNDKGFTVNDGVMFIERDNNRLNIKALNLTGSSADIAGRGSIDLDSKDINIDFELKLLKDASSIIGKIPLVGHIFLGDNKTISTVIEVRGTLDEPKFETQIIKDIIKTPYNIIKNTLQLPFTIFD; translated from the coding sequence ATGAGCACGATTTCAAAAATTATCAAAAAAATACGCTTCTTTTTTGCACTTTTTATCATTATAATATCTGCCTTACTTCTAACTTTAATCAACGGAATAAAAATAGACAATTTTCATTCAAATATAATTGATATCGAAAAATTATATATAAAATTAGATAAAAAACTAATTGTAAATTTAAAAAATTTAGAAATTCATAAACAAAAAAATCAAAAAAAGAGCAACAAAGAGCTACTTGATATAAGTGATAATATAATTTGGCTAAATAGACTATTTAAAGAGATCAATATAGAAAATTTAACTTACGGCGAATTTAGTATTAAATTATTATACAAAGACAATATATTTTATATCGATACACCAAGGCTTACCATAAATACAGTCATAGAAAATAAAAACAAGATTTTGATAGTAAGTGCGAAAGAGATCAAATTTAAAGATTACAACCTTACTATTTGGGGAAATTTTAAAGTAGATATAGCAGAAAACAAATATAGCTTTTTGGGGAATTTTGCCTCTTATGAGCTAAACGGAAGGCTGTATTTAAATTTAAATAACGATATTTTGGATTATTATGTTTTTGATACAAAAGCAGATAGCTTAAAAAACTTTATAGAAAATTTAGCTATAAAAACTGGTCTTAACCAAGAGATAAAAAACTGGATATACGGATATATTATAGCAAAAGAGTATGTATTGTATGAATTTGGTGGAAAGATAAATTTAAACAACTTAGAGTATTATCCAAAACAGATGTATGCAAAAGCAAGAGCTAAAGATCCTATTATAAAATTTCATCAAAACGTAACTCCAGCAGTAGCTGAGTTTGTAGATGTGACTTTGAAAAACGATACTCTTAGTTTTGCGCTTTCAAACCCAAAATTTAAAGATAAATCTATAAATGGAAGTAGCATAAATATATATAATCTCCTAACTCAAAACTCGCATTTAGTGCTAAATTTAAAAACAAATTCTTTGCTTGATTATGATATCCACGAAATATTAAAAGCTTATGAGATAGACTTTCCATTAAGTCAAAATAGTGGAAAAATGGATGCAAATTTAACATTAGATATAAATTTTGATCCGTTTTTTATAAATAGTTATGGGGAATTTAAAGTAGAAAATTCAAACATCGATATAAGCGGGGCTAAGTTTTATAGCAAACAAGGGCTCATATATTTAAAAGATAATATCATAGATATAAAAAATTCAGATCTTAAAAATGATATCTTTGAAGCAACCATATATGGAGCCATAGATACAAATACTAGTAACGCTAAATTTGGTACGTATTTTAAAAATATCTGTATAAATGAATGCAAGGTGCTTAATATCAAAGATCAAAACGCCACTGTAAATTTGGACTTTAATGATGAAGTAAAACTCTCATCGCCAGAGCTAAACTTTAATATGAATATAACCAAAAAAACTATAAATTTAACAAACCTTGCAAATTTAAAAAAGAGTTCTCAAATAATGCAAGAGCTGGGTATTGAAGATGCAAATTTGAGTCTCAAAACAGATGATTTTTCTAAATTCAATATAAATCTTACGGGTACTAAATTTGATATGCCACTTCAAAAACGTGATGGTACGCCTTATAAAGATGATGATTTTAGCATAAATTTAAATAAAGATATAAACGTAACTAGCAAAAGTGAGCTTATGAAATTTGATATCTCGGGTAGCTTGATAAAAGCGTATTTTAAAGATCTAATTCTTATAGTAGATAAAAATATGAGCAATCAAAACGAGCAAAAAGATATCAAATTTTTTGCTACAAATTCTGCTTTATACTTAAAAGATTTAAACCGCACAATATCGTTTGATAAATTTAGCGGAAGTATTACTAAAAATGAGTTGGTATTTGATGGAAATAATAGCTTTGATTCAAACATAAGAGTGATAAAGAAAAATGGTGATTTAAAAATATTTGGGCAAAATCTCAGCTCTGAGATTGCAAATGACTTTTTAGGATTAAATTCATTTAACGAGGGTAATTTTACTATAAAACTATACGGCAAGGATTTTGATACCTTTCAAAGCGAAATAAAGGTAAAAAATACATATTTAAGCAGCTATAAATTCTATCAAAAATTTCTAAGCTTTATAAATTCCGTCCCATCGCTTTTGATATTTAAAGTTCCTGATTTTAACGACAAAGGATTTACCGTAAATGATGGCGTGATGTTCATAGAGCGCGATAACAACAGACTAAATATAAAGGCTTTAAATTTAACAGGAAGTAGCGCAGATATCGCAGGACGTGGAAGTATAGATTTAGACAGCAAAGATATAAATATAGATTTTGAGCTAAAGCTATTAAAAGACGCAAGTTCTATTATAGGCAAGATTCCATTAGTAGGTCATATATTTTTAGGAGATAATAAGACTATCTCAACTGTCATAGAAGTAAGAGGAACTTTAGATGAACCTAAATTTGAAACACAAATCATCAAAGATATTATCAAAACGCCGTATAATATCATAAAAAATACCTTACAGCTTCCATTTACTATATTTGACTAA
- the hypD gene encoding hydrogenase formation protein HypD, translating into MDLINSFRDKDKILALSQIIKQRSKRPLNIMEICGGHTHSIMKFGIPELVGKYVNFIHGPGCPVCVMPKTRIDEAIKLASFDGVIFCTLADMLRVPGSKTSLMKLRGEGHDIRALYTPLDTLSIAEKNPDKKVVFFAIGFETTTPMTAVLIQKTIELGLKNIFFHINHVTVPAPVRAIMSDKDVKIDAFLGPSHVSVITGSKIYEELANEFKTPIAVSGFEPLDLMDSILNLVNQHENGTHKVYNEYARVVSKDGNLKAKELIERYFEPCDFEWRGLGEIPKSGMKLKDEFSYLDARVKFDCSVQSTGENRACICGKILRGLAKPYDCKVFGKVCNPQNPIGSCMVSSEGACAAYYKYAKRV; encoded by the coding sequence ATGGATTTGATAAATAGTTTTAGAGATAAAGATAAGATTTTAGCCTTAAGCCAGATAATTAAGCAAAGAAGCAAAAGGCCATTAAATATCATGGAAATTTGCGGCGGTCATACTCATAGTATTATGAAATTCGGTATCCCTGAACTCGTTGGTAAATATGTAAATTTCATCCATGGCCCAGGATGCCCAGTTTGTGTAATGCCAAAAACTAGGATAGATGAAGCTATAAAACTTGCTAGTTTTGATGGTGTGATATTTTGTACTTTAGCTGATATGTTAAGAGTGCCTGGAAGCAAAACTAGTCTTATGAAGCTAAGAGGCGAAGGGCATGATATAAGAGCTCTTTATACGCCTCTTGATACTTTAAGTATCGCTGAAAAAAATCCAGATAAAAAAGTTGTATTTTTTGCTATAGGATTTGAGACTACTACTCCTATGACTGCGGTTTTAATACAAAAAACTATAGAACTAGGTCTAAAAAATATCTTTTTTCATATAAATCATGTCACAGTCCCAGCACCAGTAAGGGCTATAATGAGTGATAAAGATGTGAAAATCGATGCGTTTTTGGGTCCTAGTCATGTGAGCGTGATTACTGGTAGTAAAATTTATGAAGAGTTAGCAAATGAGTTTAAAACGCCTATTGCGGTGAGCGGATTTGAGCCTTTGGATCTTATGGATAGTATATTAAATTTAGTCAATCAGCATGAAAATGGCACTCATAAGGTCTATAATGAGTATGCTAGAGTGGTTAGCAAAGATGGTAATTTAAAGGCCAAAGAGCTAATAGAGCGTTATTTTGAGCCTTGTGATTTTGAGTGGAGAGGGCTAGGCGAGATACCAAAAAGTGGTATGAAGCTAAAAGACGAGTTTAGCTATTTAGACGCTAGAGTTAAATTTGATTGCAGTGTGCAAAGCACAGGAGAAAATAGAGCTTGTATATGTGGCAAGATACTTCGAGGTCTTGCTAAGCCGTATGATTGCAAAGTTTTTGGCAAGGTGTGTAATCCGCAAAATCCTATAGGAAGCTGTATGGTTAGTAGCGAGGGCGCTTGTGCGGCTTATTATAAATACGCTAAAAGGGTATAA
- a CDS encoding metal-dependent hydrolase: protein MIAKTHVSFALCLALAPISLASFALDFEIDRELLGIFMASVFLGSLFPDIDEPNSKIGRKFTGVSNLIKAVFGHRGVTHFFIIPIIFTIVFLLFLPKNLNLVVAGAGFIIGYFLHILGDALTKSGIKDAFYPFFKGKVFALLPVKFRFYTNSAFERTLLLPTLVFIVSMEIYAIFGDKIPLDKLINEFQILSIF, encoded by the coding sequence ATGATAGCAAAAACTCACGTTAGTTTCGCTCTTTGCTTAGCTTTAGCACCTATTAGTTTAGCTAGTTTTGCACTAGATTTTGAGATAGATAGGGAACTTCTTGGGATTTTTATGGCTAGCGTTTTTTTAGGTTCATTATTTCCTGATATAGATGAGCCAAACTCAAAAATAGGTCGTAAATTTACTGGAGTATCAAATTTGATAAAAGCTGTGTTTGGACACAGAGGCGTTACACATTTTTTTATAATTCCTATTATTTTTACTATAGTTTTTCTACTATTTTTACCTAAAAATTTAAATTTAGTAGTCGCTGGTGCTGGATTTATAATAGGATATTTTTTACATATTTTAGGAGACGCGCTGACAAAAAGCGGTATAAAAGATGCGTTTTATCCATTTTTTAAAGGAAAAGTTTTTGCTTTGTTGCCTGTGAAATTTAGATTTTATACAAATTCAGCTTTTGAAAGAACTCTGCTTTTGCCGACTTTAGTCTTTATAGTATCTATGGAGATTTACGCTATTTTTGGTGATAAAATTCCACTTGATAAGCTTATAAATGAATTTCAAATATTAAGTATTTTTTAA
- a CDS encoding DNA cytosine methyltransferase translates to MFKSIELFAGGGGMALGLERAGFAHIGLIEIDKSSVKTLLANKPNWNVICDDISVISSRDLEKEFNIKSGELDLLSGGAPCQSFSYAGKRLGLEDARGTLFYHYALFLKKLQPKMFLFENVKGLLTHDKGKTFKIICDIFCEQGYNIEYKVLNALDYGVAQKRERLIVVGIRKDLQGKVFFAFPKKHDKKLVLRDILQNVPKSQCAKYSEQKAAVFALVPAGGYWRDIDPNIAKEYMKTCWDMAGGRTGILRRLSFDEPSLTVLTTPQMKQTDRCHPSEIRPFSVRENARIQSFPDEWEFCGSMAEQYKQIGNAVPVKLAYEVGKEIIKSLNGETKWGESLF, encoded by the coding sequence ATGTTTAAAAGTATTGAGTTATTTGCTGGTGGCGGAGGTATGGCTCTTGGATTAGAAAGAGCCGGTTTTGCTCATATAGGTTTGATAGAAATAGATAAATCATCTGTTAAAACTTTATTGGCAAATAAACCCAATTGGAATGTTATTTGTGATGATATTAGCGTGATTTCTAGCAGAGATTTAGAAAAAGAATTTAATATAAAAAGTGGTGAATTAGATTTACTCTCAGGCGGTGCGCCTTGTCAGAGCTTTAGTTATGCTGGCAAGAGGCTTGGGCTTGAAGATGCTAGAGGGACGCTCTTTTATCATTATGCTTTGTTTTTAAAAAAATTACAGCCTAAAATGTTTTTGTTTGAAAATGTAAAAGGACTTTTAACGCACGATAAAGGCAAGACTTTTAAAATAATTTGTGATATTTTTTGCGAACAAGGCTATAATATAGAATATAAAGTGCTAAATGCGCTTGATTATGGTGTGGCGCAAAAAAGAGAGCGATTGATTGTAGTTGGAATTAGAAAAGATTTGCAAGGTAAGGTGTTTTTTGCTTTTCCTAAAAAGCACGATAAGAAGCTGGTTTTAAGAGATATTTTACAAAATGTCCCAAAAAGCCAGTGCGCTAAATACTCAGAGCAAAAAGCGGCTGTTTTTGCTCTTGTGCCTGCTGGTGGGTATTGGCGTGATATAGACCCAAATATAGCAAAAGAGTATATGAAAACTTGCTGGGATATGGCTGGTGGCAGAACTGGAATTCTAAGGCGACTTAGCTTTGATGAGCCAAGCCTAACTGTGCTTACAACACCGCAAATGAAACAAACTGACAGGTGCCATCCAAGCGAAATTAGACCATTTAGTGTAAGAGAAAATGCCAGAATTCAGTCTTTTCCAGATGAGTGGGAGTTTTGTGGCTCTATGGCAGAACAATACAAACAAATCGGCAATGCTGTGCCTGTAAAACTAGCATATGAAGTGGGTAAAGAAATAATTAAGTCATTAAATGGAGAAACGAAGTGGGGCGAGAGTTTATTTTAG
- a CDS encoding argininosuccinate synthase, whose translation MQKKDVKKVVLAYSGGLDTSIILKWLQDEYKCEVVTFTADIGQGEEVEPARKKAISLGIKPENIFIEDLREEFVRDFVFPMFRANALYEGEYLLGTSIARPLIAKRLVEIAAKTKADCVSHGATGKGNDQVRFEIGAYALNPNIKVIAPWREWDLNSREKLLAYAEKNGIDISKKKGKSPYSMDANLLHISYEGLVLEDPNHAPEEDMWRWSVSPKNAPDTSEIIEIEYKNGDPIAINGKTMKPYEILTELNRLGAKHGIGRIDIVENRYVGMKSRGCYETPGGTIMLKAHRAIESITMDREAAHLKDELMPKYASLVYNGYWFSPERKMLQAAIDESQKNVNGSVRVELYKGNVIVIGRDSKTDNLFNEAYCTFEEDSVYDQKDANGFIKLNALRFIIAGKNGRKF comes from the coding sequence ATGCAAAAGAAAGATGTTAAAAAAGTTGTTTTAGCTTATAGCGGCGGACTTGATACAAGTATCATTTTAAAATGGCTACAAGATGAGTATAAATGTGAAGTTGTGACTTTCACAGCCGATATCGGTCAAGGCGAAGAGGTAGAGCCAGCTCGCAAAAAAGCTATAAGTTTAGGTATAAAACCTGAAAATATCTTTATAGAGGATTTACGTGAAGAGTTTGTAAGAGACTTCGTATTTCCTATGTTTAGAGCAAATGCCTTGTATGAGGGCGAGTATCTTTTAGGCACATCTATCGCTCGTCCACTTATCGCAAAACGTCTTGTTGAGATAGCTGCTAAAACAAAAGCAGATTGTGTAAGTCACGGTGCTACTGGCAAGGGAAATGATCAAGTTCGTTTTGAGATAGGAGCTTACGCCCTAAATCCAAATATCAAAGTTATCGCTCCTTGGAGAGAGTGGGATCTAAATAGCCGTGAAAAACTTCTAGCGTATGCAGAGAAAAATGGCATTGATATAAGCAAGAAAAAAGGTAAATCTCCATACTCTATGGACGCAAATTTACTTCATATATCTTATGAAGGACTTGTTTTAGAAGATCCAAATCACGCTCCCGAAGAAGATATGTGGAGATGGAGTGTCAGTCCAAAAAATGCTCCTGACACAAGCGAAATCATCGAAATAGAGTATAAAAACGGAGATCCTATTGCGATAAATGGTAAAACTATGAAGCCTTATGAAATTTTAACAGAGCTAAACAGACTTGGCGCAAAACACGGGATAGGACGTATTGATATCGTAGAAAATCGCTATGTAGGTATGAAAAGTAGGGGTTGTTATGAAACCCCAGGAGGCACTATAATGCTAAAAGCTCATAGAGCCATAGAGAGCATTACTATGGATAGAGAAGCAGCGCATCTAAAAGACGAACTTATGCCAAAATATGCTAGTTTGGTATATAACGGATACTGGTTTTCGCCTGAGCGTAAAATGCTTCAAGCTGCGATAGATGAGAGTCAAAAGAACGTAAATGGCAGTGTTAGGGTTGAGCTTTATAAGGGCAATGTTATAGTAATAGGCAGGGATAGTAAGACCGATAATCTATTTAACGAAGCCTACTGCACGTTTGAAGAAGATAGCGTTTATGACCAAAAAGACGCGAATGGATTTATAAAACTTAACGCTTTACGCTTTATAATCGCTGGAAAAAATGGACGTAAATTTTAG
- the mltG gene encoding endolytic transglycosylase MltG yields the protein MFIPLIKVRSKADIIMIKSAKKKRIFLIIFEIVLIIFLSLFATLARPIYTSKVVYLPSGSVGEIISYLTQRNFNVNKFDKYVLVFMGFPQSGWIEIGSEKLSKFDFLYKLTTAKAAMQNITLIPGETTKYFLKQIADELNLNYSVLIKEYEAQSPIKEGYLVPETYKVPKGISEKHLIYYMVNLSTKYHRQISQKIFGEWDEKKWFNFLIIASVIQKEAADASEMPIVSSVIYNRLKKGMKLQMDGTLNYDLYSHDKVTSERIREDKSRYNTYLYEGLPPSPVCNVSLDAIKAAIFPKKTDFLYFVRNPKTLKHTFSKNYESHIREINKTK from the coding sequence ATTTTTATTCCGTTGATTAAAGTTAGAAGTAAGGCAGATATTATAATGATAAAAAGTGCAAAAAAGAAGCGTATTTTTTTGATAATTTTTGAAATCGTGCTCATAATTTTCCTAAGTTTATTTGCAACGCTCGCAAGACCTATATATACTAGCAAGGTTGTATATCTTCCAAGTGGAAGCGTGGGGGAAATTATATCATATTTAACTCAGCGCAACTTTAATGTCAATAAATTTGACAAATATGTTTTAGTTTTTATGGGTTTTCCGCAGTCTGGTTGGATAGAGATCGGCTCTGAAAAATTAAGCAAATTTGACTTTTTATACAAGCTTACGACCGCAAAAGCTGCTATGCAAAACATTACACTGATACCAGGAGAGACGACTAAGTATTTTTTAAAGCAGATCGCAGACGAACTAAATCTTAACTATAGTGTTCTTATAAAAGAGTATGAAGCGCAGTCTCCTATAAAAGAGGGTTACCTTGTCCCTGAAACATATAAAGTGCCAAAAGGGATTAGTGAGAAACATTTGATATATTATATGGTAAATTTATCCACAAAATATCATCGTCAAATCAGTCAAAAAATATTTGGTGAGTGGGATGAAAAAAAATGGTTTAACTTCTTAATTATAGCTTCAGTTATCCAAAAAGAGGCTGCTGATGCGAGCGAAATGCCTATCGTTTCATCAGTCATCTATAATAGGTTAAAAAAAGGTATGAAGCTTCAAATGGACGGAACTTTAAACTATGATTTATACTCACACGATAAAGTTACTAGTGAGCGTATAAGGGAAGATAAAAGCAGATATAACACCTATCTTTATGAAGGACTTCCGCCTAGTCCTGTCTGTAATGTGAGTTTAGATGCTATAAAGGCGGCTATTTTTCCTAAAAAAACAGATTTTTTATACTTTGTGCGTAACCCAAAAACGCTCAAACATACATTTAGCAAAAACTATGAAAGCCATATAAGAGAGATAAATAAAACAAAATGA
- the hypE gene encoding hydrogenase expression/formation protein HypE, with translation MQKIMLSHGGGGEEMNKLINGLIFKIFDNEILAQSNDSAILNLSGKIAFSTDSFVVSPIKFPGGDIGKIAVCGTINDLAMVGAKPGYISCALIIEEGLGIDELKDILNSMKSTADEAGVAIVCGDTKVVSKGSCDKIFINTSGVGEIVTENIEVKNLKVGAKILVSGDIGRHGAVVLASREELSLQSELKSDCKALKNVVLEILGCGIKPQCMRDATRGGISAVLNEWANFKGFELKIYEEKIKIKDEVSGICELLGFEPYELANEGTFVIAVDPKDEEKTLEILRKFDENANTIGEVVSDKKTGVIIENIYGSSRYLEVPKGELLPRIC, from the coding sequence ATGCAAAAAATCATGCTAAGCCATGGTGGTGGCGGTGAAGAGATGAATAAACTCATAAATGGGTTGATTTTTAAGATTTTTGATAATGAAATTTTGGCTCAAAGCAATGATAGTGCGATTTTAAATTTAAGTGGTAAAATAGCCTTTAGCACCGATAGCTTCGTAGTAAGCCCTATTAAATTTCCAGGTGGCGATATCGGTAAAATCGCAGTTTGCGGGACGATAAATGACCTAGCAATGGTAGGGGCAAAGCCTGGGTATATTAGTTGTGCTTTGATTATAGAAGAGGGGCTTGGTATTGATGAGCTTAAAGATATTTTAAATAGTATGAAAAGCACGGCTGATGAGGCTGGAGTGGCTATAGTTTGCGGTGATACTAAGGTAGTTAGCAAGGGGAGTTGTGATAAGATTTTTATCAATACTTCAGGTGTCGGAGAGATAGTAACTGAAAATATCGAAGTAAAAAATTTAAAAGTAGGGGCAAAGATCTTAGTCAGTGGAGATATCGGAAGACATGGAGCAGTCGTGCTTGCTAGCCGTGAAGAACTATCTTTGCAAAGTGAGTTAAAAAGTGACTGCAAAGCACTAAAAAATGTTGTTTTAGAGATACTTGGTTGTGGTATAAAACCTCAATGCATGAGAGATGCTACAAGGGGAGGAATCTCTGCTGTGTTAAATGAGTGGGCGAATTTCAAAGGATTTGAGCTAAAGATCTATGAAGAAAAGATAAAGATCAAAGATGAAGTTAGTGGAATTTGCGAACTTCTTGGTTTTGAGCCTTATGAACTTGCTAATGAGGGGACTTTTGTCATAGCAGTAGATCCTAAAGACGAAGAAAAAACGCTTGAGATTTTGCGTAAATTTGACGAAAATGCAAACACTATAGGCGAGGTTGTAAGCGATAAAAAAACAGGTGTGATAATAGAAAATATTTATGGCTCAAGTAGGTATTTAGAAGTACCAAAAGGTGAGCTTTTACCGAGAATTTGTTAA
- the hypA gene encoding hydrogenase maturation nickel metallochaperone HypA has protein sequence MHELAIVQDLFKLCETNAMKNNARKVTRVEVQIGRLSGVEPHYLESAFDAFKINTICSDAKLVIGTQDVIVKCSGCGFEGALLENNFLCPKCGENKLDVVAGEDMYLMRLEME, from the coding sequence ATGCACGAGTTAGCCATAGTTCAAGATCTTTTTAAGCTTTGTGAAACAAATGCTATGAAAAATAACGCTAGAAAAGTGACAAGAGTAGAAGTCCAAATAGGCAGGCTTAGTGGTGTTGAGCCACACTATTTAGAGAGTGCGTTTGATGCATTTAAGATAAATACTATCTGCAGTGACGCAAAGCTTGTCATTGGCACACAAGACGTTATTGTAAAATGCAGTGGTTGTGGTTTTGAAGGAGCACTCTTAGAAAATAACTTTTTATGCCCAAAATGCGGTGAAAATAAGCTTGATGTTGTAGCTGGTGAGGATATGTATTTGATGCGTCTTGAGATGGAATAG